In the genome of Aspergillus luchuensis IFO 4308 DNA, chromosome 2, nearly complete sequence, one region contains:
- the TOP1 gene encoding DNA topoisomerase 1 (BUSCO:EOG09260MRU;~COG:L;~EggNog:ENOG410PHNU;~InterPro:IPR013030,IPR018521,IPR001631,IPR013500, IPR025834,IPR036202,IPR011010,IPR008336,IPR013499, IPR014711,IPR014727,IPR013034;~PFAM:PF01028,PF02919,PF14370;~go_component: GO:0005694 - chromosome [Evidence IEA];~go_function: GO:0003677 - DNA binding [Evidence IEA];~go_function: GO:0003917 - DNA topoisomerase type I (single strand cut, ATP-independent) activity [Evidence IEA];~go_process: GO:0006265 - DNA topological change [Evidence IEA]) encodes MSSSEDDTPLVKANGRLTSSHTDSKLRDATETNGHVDPGVSIRFGPVQAENDVDMADADAAAVPKRKSRSSVGQRKSYAEPESSEDDQPLSKRRRTSVKHEDPETDDDVPLALNGRKLPKASETAIGEESDSDVPIERKLASQKKKIQQKAEKDAKATRKQAPPKTTKATATKRQANGVKKEPEDVKPSTVKKTAKPTKASEKAALPSHVKRAASSAKSTPVKKEESEEAEDAEEEEYRWWEDPTKGDGTIKWTTLEHNGVVFPPPYEPLPKDVKMKYDGVPVTLHPDAEEVAGFFGGMLNATQHVENPTFQKNFFMDFRDILKKTGGAKDPKGNKVDIKDFHKCDFQPIFAYYDNQRQEKKALPPAEKKRLKAEKDAQEAPYMYCMWDGRKQKVGNFRVEPPALFRGRGEHPKTGRVKSRVQPEQITINIGKDAPVPPPPEGHKWKEVKHDQEGTWLAMWQENINGNYKYVMLAANSDVKGQSDYKKFEKARELKHHIDRIRKDYQKNLKHELMVERQKATAVYLIDQFALRAGNEKGEDEAETVGCCSLKYENVTLKPPNKVVFDFLGKDSIRFYDEVEVDTQVFKNLKIFKKAPKKEGDEIFDRLTTSALNKHLSTYMQGLTAKVFRTYNASHTMSTLLKDMKATGNIAEKVKAYNDANRRVAILCNHKRTVAASHANQMEKMSERIKGLRYQRWRLKQQMLDLEPSLKKKKGAKYFEMDEDMDMEWVKEHQAYLVEEQRQKIQKKFEKDNEKLAAEGEKEMKATELESRLQAAKDMEKKFNKENKTGKVEAEGKSPTVDKLEAAITKLEQRIETMELQAQDKEENKEVALGTSKINYIDPRLTVVFSKKFDVPIEKFFSKSLREKFEWAIKSVEEDWEF; translated from the exons ATGAGCTCTTCGGAAGACGATACCCCGCTTGTCAAGGCAAATGGTCGCCTTACCA GTTCCCATACGGACTCAAAATTGCGCGACGCGACGGAGACAAATGGCCATGTTGATCCAGGCGTATCCATCCGCTTTGGTCCCGTTCAGGCCGAAAATGATGTGGACATGGCCGATGCCGACGCTGCCGCCGTTCCCAAGCGGAAGTCGCGCTCAAGCGTCGGTCAGAGAAAGTCTTACGCCGAACCTGAGAGCAGTGAGGATGATCAACCTTTG AGCAAGCGACGCCGCACTTCCGTGAAGCACGAGGACCCCGAAACGGACGATGACGTACCTCTGGCGCTCAATGGAAGAAAGCTTCCCAAGGCGTCGGAAACGGCTATAGGTGAAGAATCCGATTCCGATGTGCCTATCGAAAGAAAACTCGCCtctcagaagaagaagatacagcagaaggcagagaaggatgCGAAAGCGACCCGCAAACAAGCCCCCCCGAAGACTACGAAGGCCACAGCAACCAAGAGACAGGCCAATGGCGTGAAGAAAGAGCCCGAGGACGTGAAGCCTTCGACCGTCAAGAAGACGGCAAAGCCAACCAAGGCCAGTGAGAAGGCTGCGTTGCCTTCGCATGTGAAGCGGGCTGCCTCTAGCGCCAAGTCGACCCCTGtcaaaaaggaagaaagcgAGGAGGCTGAAGacgccgaggaagaagagtacAGATGGTGGGAAGACCCGACCAAGGGTGATGGCACGATCAAGTGGACGACCCTTGAACACAACGGCGTGGTTTTCCCTCCTCCGTACGAGCCACTTCCTAAGGACGTCAAAATGAAGTATGATGGCGTCCCTGTCACTCTTCATCCTGACGCTGAAGAAGTggctggcttcttcggcggcaTGCTCAATGCGACTCAGCATGTTGAGAACCCCACCTTCCAGAAGAACTTCTTTATGGATTTCCGAGATATCCTTAAGAAGACTGGTGGCGCAAAGGATCCCAAGGGCAACAAAGTGGACATCAAAGATTTTCACAAGTGCGACTTTCAGCCAATCTTTGCCTACTACGACAATCAACGGCAAGAGAAAAAGGCTTTGCCACCGGCTGAGAAGAAGCGTTTGAAGGCTGAAAAGGACGCTCAAGAGGCCCCTTACATGTATTGTATGTGGGACGGACGGAAGCAAAAAGTGGGCAACTTCCGAGTGGAACCGCCAGCTCTCTTCCGTGGACGTGGTGAGCATCCCAAAACTGGCCGTGTGAAGTCGCGTGTGCAGCCGGAACAGATCACCATCAATATTGGCAAAGATGCGCCTGTTCCGCCTCCTCCGGAGGGCCACAAGTGGAAAGAGGTCAAGCACGACCAAGAAGGCACCTGGCTTGCAATGTGGCAGGAAAACATCAATGGCAACTACAAGTATGTCATGCTTGCGGCCAATTCTGATGTGAAGGGTCAGAGTGATTACAAGAAGTTCGAGAAGGCTCGTGAATTGAAGCATCATATTGATCGGATCCGCAAAGATTATCAGAAGAACCTCAAGCACGAGCTGATGGTCGAGCGGCAAAAGGCGACGGCAGTATACCTTATTGACCAGTTTGCTCTTCGTGCTGGTAACGAGAAGGGTGAAGACGAAGCTGAGACTGTGGGATGCTGCTCTCTCAAGTATGAGAACGTTACTCTCAAGCCTCCAAACAAGGTTGTCTTTGATTTCTTGGGTAAGGACAGCATCCGCTTCTATGATGAAGTCGAGGTCGACACCCAGGTTTTCAAGAacttgaagatcttcaagaaaGCGCCCAAGAAGGAGGGCGACGAAATCTTCGATAGACTGACG ACCTCCGCCCTCAACAAACACTTGTCGACCTACATGCAAGGATTGACTGCAAAGGTGTTCCGTACCTACAACGCTTCCCACACTATGTCCACGCTGCTGAAGGACATGAAGGCGACGGGTAACATTGCAGAGAAGGTGAAGGCGTACAATGACGCCAACCGCAGGGTCGCCATTCTGTGTAACCATAAGCGAACTGTCGCTGCATCCCATGCCAaccagatggagaagatgagtgaAAGG ATCAAGGGACTGCGGTACCAAAGATGGCGTCTGAAGCAACAGATGCTCGATCTCGAGCCTagtttgaagaagaagaaaggcgcCAAGTACTTCGAGATGGACGAAGACATGGACATGGAATGGGTGAAGGAGCACCAGGCCTACCTTGTGGAAGAGCAGCGCCAGAAAATCCAGAAGAAGTTCGAAAAGGACAATGAGAAGCTCGCTGCAGAAGGcgagaaggaaatgaaggCCACTGAGCTGGAGAGCCGTCTCCAGGCAGCAAAAGATATGGAGAAGAAATTTAACAAGGAGAACAAAACCGGAAAGGTGGAAGCCGAAGGCAAGTCCCCGACGGTCGATAAGCTCGAGGCAGCGATCACGAAGCTCGAGCAGCGCATTGAAACGATGGAGCTTCAAGCTCAGGATAAggaagagaacaaggagGTCGCTCTAGGAACCTCGAAGATC AACTACATCGACCCTCGTCTTACTGTGGTTTTCAGCAAGAAGTTCGATGTTCCTATTGAGAagttcttctccaagtccCTCCGGGAGAAGTTCGAATGGGCCATCAAGTCGGTCGAAGAGGATTGGGAATTCTAG
- the ATP3 gene encoding F1F0 ATP synthase subunit gamma (COG:C;~EggNog:ENOG410PH2F;~InterPro:IPR023632,IPR000131,IPR035968;~PFAM:PF00231;~go_component: GO:0045261 - proton-transporting ATP synthase complex, catalytic core F(1) [Evidence IEA];~go_function: GO:0046933 - proton-transporting ATP synthase activity, rotational mechanism [Evidence IEA];~go_process: GO:0015986 - ATP synthesis coupled proton transport [Evidence IEA]) has translation MKVIASTRLTRAQKAMEDSRTYGQTSNTVFENAETKPLEDKKTLLVVASSDKGLCGGIHSGLSKATRRMLQQHPDADIVVLGEKAKAQLSRTNPNAIVLSFANVCKDIPTFNDAQSIADQISQLPTDYASIKIIYNQFINAQSYEAGTVEAYSEEAITQSPNLSAFETDDQTLAHLREYALANNLFWAMAEGHACEISARRNAMENASKNAGEMINKFQILYNRQRQAAITGELVEIITGATASADM, from the exons ATGAAGGTCATCGCCTCCACCCGTCTTACTCGCGCCCAGAAGGCCATGGAGGACTCTCGCACCTACGGTCAGACCTCCAACACCGTTTTCGAGAACGCCGAGACCAAGCCTCTCGAGGACAAGAAGACTCTGCTCGTCGTCGCCAGCTCCGACAAGGGTCTTTGCGGTGGTATCCACTCCGGTCTCAGCAAGGCTACTCGTCGCATGCTCCAGCAGCACCCCGATGCCgacatcgtcgtcctcggtgagaaggccaaggctcaGCTGTCTCGTACCAACCCCAACGCCATTGTCCTGAGCTTCGCCAACGTCTGCAAGGACATCCCCACCTTCAACGACGCTCAGTCCATTGCCGACCAGATCTCTCAGCTGCCCACCGACTACGCCagcatcaagatcatctacAACCAGTTCATCAACGCCCAGTCCTACGAGGCCGGTACCGTTGAGGCTTACTCTGAGGAGGCTATCACCCAGTCTC CCAACCTCTCTGCTTTCGAGACTGATGACCAGACTCTGGCCCACCTCCGTGAATACGCCCTTGCCAACAACCTCTTCTGGGCTATGGCTGAGGGTCACGCTTGCGAAATCTCC GCTCGTCGTAACGCCATGGAG AACGCCTCCAAGAACGCTGGTGAGATGATCAACAA GTTCCAGATCTTGTACAACCGTCAGCGTCAAGCCGCCATTACCGGTGAACTGGTTGAAATTATCACTGGTGCCACCGCCAGTGCGGACATGTAA